Part of the Pseudodesulfovibrio mercurii genome is shown below.
GCACTCGGTGGTCCCGTCGCCGATGAGATAGAAGTTGTCGCGAATCCTGCGGGTAACCAGGGCGTCGCCGTCGCCGCAGCCGCCGATGCCCGAGGCCGTGACCACCAGCCTCCCCAGGGGCAGCAGGGCCTCGACCAGCCGCTTCTTGGCCACGGCCCGGTCCAGGGCCTCGACCACGGCGTCGCACTCGCCGAACAGCCGCTTGACACGGGCCACGTCGATGCGCTCCACGTAGATTTCCAGCTCGAGGTCGGGGTTCACGGCGCGCATGTTGGCGGCCAGGGCCTCGGCCTTGAACTCGCCCACCTGGGCGCTGAAGAACGCCTGGCGATTCAGGTTGGAGAACTCCACGCGGTCGAAATCCACCAGGACGAAGCGGGTGAAGCCGCTGCGCACCAGGTGCATGGCGCAGTTGGAGCCCAGTCCGCCGCACCCGGCCATGCCGATCTTCACCCGTTGCAGCCGGGCCAGCCTGTCCTCGCCGATGTGGGCGGCGATCCCTTCCTCGACCTTGTTCATGCCCCCTCCATGGTTGCAGACGAAGTCTCGAAGATGGGCTCCCAGTCCTTGAACACGGGCTGGTATCCCTTGAGACGCAGGGCGGCGCAGACCTCGTCCACGCTGCGGGCGTCGCTGATGTCGAACTGGCCGGTGTTCTCCTCGTCGCTGGTCTCGGCGGAGTGCCCGCCCACGGCCGTGGACACGCCCGCGGACATGCGGGTCACGCCCAGCGGCAGGATGTTCTCGCGGAACTCGGCGTTCTCGCGGGTGGAGATGGTGATGCCCACCCTGGGCAGGAAGATGCGCAGGGCCATCAGGAACTGGACCATGTCCTTGTCCGAAACGATGGTCTTGGGCTCCCAGTCGCCCACGTGCGGACGCATGCGCGGCAGGGACACGGCGATGTCCGTCTCCGGGTAGCGGTGCATGAGATAGGCCGCGTGCAGGCCGGTCAGGAGCGCGTCGCGCCGCCAGTCGCCCAGCCCCAGGAGCGCGCCGATGTTGACCACGCGCATGCCCGCCCGGCAGGCCCGTTCCGGAGCGTCCAGACGGAAGCGGTAGTCCCGCTTGGGCCCCTTGGGGTGGAGCACGGCGTACAGCTCCTCGTCGTAGGTCTCCTGGAACATGGTCATGCCGTCCACGCCCGCCTTGACCAGGCGCGCGTACTCCTCCCCGGTCAGGGCGAAGACCTCGATGGACACGGACGGGAAGTGCTTGTTCAGGACCCTGGTGCAGGCCTCGAGGTAGTCCACCCCGGTCTTGGCCGGGGCGTCGCCCGTCAGGATGAGCAGGTTCTTGAGCCCGGTGGCCGCGATGGCCGCGCCCTCCACGTCCACCTCCTCCAGGCTGAGCATGGAGCGGTGGATCTTGTTGGTGCAGTTGAACCCGCAGTAAACGCAGTGGTTGGTGCAGATGTTGGCCAGGTAGAGGGGAGTGAACAGGCTGACTGTCCGGCCGAAGTGCTGGACGGTCAACCCGCTGGCCTTGCGGGCCATCTCCTCGAGCAGGGTGGAGGCGGCCGGGCTCATCAGGGCCATGAAGTCCTCCACCGTGGCCGTGGTCCGGTTCAGGGCCCGGCGCACGTCCTCTTCCGTGAAGTCGTCGAAACGCGCGTCGGGCAGCGCCTCGGCGTAGGTTTCGATGAGCGGGTAAAAACTCATGCCGCGCCTCCCAGGAAACCGGTCAGGGGCGAGGAGGCGTCGGCCAGCATCCGTTTCGCGCCGGGACCGGACAGGTACGCCTCGCGCCCGGCCCGGACCGCGCGACCGAAGGCGCGGGCCATCATGACCGGATCGGCGGCCGTGGCGATGGCCGTGTTGACCAGGACCGCGTCCGCGCCCATCTCCATGGCCTCGCAGGCCTCGGACGGACGGCCGATGCCCGCGTCCACCACGATGGGCAGGTCGATCTCCTCGATGAGGATGCGGACCATCTCGCGGGTCTTGAGCCCCCGGTTGGTGCCGATGGGCGCGCCCAGCGGCATAACCGCGGCCGCCCCCGCATCGACCAGGGCCTTGGCCACGTACAGGTCGGCGTTGACGTAGGGCAGGACGACGAAGCCCTCCTTGGCCAGGATCTCCGTGGCCTTCACGGTCTCGTAGCCGTCGGGCAGGAGGTAGCGGTTGTCCGAGATGACCTCGATCTTGATCCAGTCGCCGCAGCCCATGGCCCGGGCCAGCCGGGCGATGCGCACTGCCTCGTCGGCGTTGCGCGCGCCCGAGGTGTTGGGCAAAAGCTGCATGTGTTCGGGAATGCAGTCCATGACGTTGCCCGTGGTGGACTGAAGGTCGACCCGGCGCAGGGCCACGGTGATGACCTCGGAGCCCGAGGCCTCGCAGACGGCCGGGATGATCCCGTCGTCGCCGTATTTTCCGGTGCCGGTGAACAGGCGGCTGGTCAGGGTCCTGCCGCCGATGGTGAAGGTGTCCTTGGTCATGCGTGCTCCTAGCCCCCGCCCACGAAGCGGAGGATTTCCAGATGGTCGCCGTCGTTCAGGCTCACGGACTCGAAACGCTCGCCGGGCACGATGTCCCCGTTGCGTTCGACGACCACGGCCTGGGGCGCGATCTCCTTGGATTCGAGCAAGGCGAGAATGGTCAGGGGCTCGTCCAGCTCCGCCGCCTTGCCGTTGATGGTGACGATCATAACGGTCTCCTTGCAGGCGCGATGCCAAAGAAAAAGCGCCTGCCTCCGAGGTGAGGCAAGCGCTACATGATGACGAATTTCGACCCTGTGGCAGCTTCCCTACGTCGGTATTGTCCGAATCAGGTTCAAAGGGTCGGATCCGCTCGATCCATCTCAGCCCCGAAGGGCCCCCCTAGCTGAGAAAGAACCTATGCCCTTTTCCAACCCCTGTAAAGTTATTCATGGACACTAAAGTACCGTCCTGAAGCGGCCGATAAGGCTGCCGAGGCATATCATACAACGGGGGATGTCCTTCATGTTTTCCACATTGTTCCAGGCCACCGGTTTCAAGCGGGCCCTCGACCTGTTCGAGGCGGGTCGGTTAGACGAAGGCAGGGTGCTGCTCAAGAGCCTTCAGGACGAGTTCCTGGCGGTCTGCGACGAGAACGAGGCCCTCAAGCGGCAGTTGGCCGAGGTGGCGGAAGTCCTCGACCTGGCGGAAAAGGTTCGGTTCGACGGCCAGAAGTACTGGCTCGACGAGGACGGCGAGCGCAAGGGGCCCTTCTGCCAGGT
Proteins encoded:
- the thiH gene encoding 2-iminoacetate synthase ThiH; the protein is MSFYPLIETYAEALPDARFDDFTEEDVRRALNRTTATVEDFMALMSPAASTLLEEMARKASGLTVQHFGRTVSLFTPLYLANICTNHCVYCGFNCTNKIHRSMLSLEEVDVEGAAIAATGLKNLLILTGDAPAKTGVDYLEACTRVLNKHFPSVSIEVFALTGEEYARLVKAGVDGMTMFQETYDEELYAVLHPKGPKRDYRFRLDAPERACRAGMRVVNIGALLGLGDWRRDALLTGLHAAYLMHRYPETDIAVSLPRMRPHVGDWEPKTIVSDKDMVQFLMALRIFLPRVGITISTRENAEFRENILPLGVTRMSAGVSTAVGGHSAETSDEENTGQFDISDARSVDEVCAALRLKGYQPVFKDWEPIFETSSATMEGA
- the thiS gene encoding sulfur carrier protein ThiS, which translates into the protein MIVTINGKAAELDEPLTILALLESKEIAPQAVVVERNGDIVPGERFESVSLNDGDHLEILRFVGGG
- a CDS encoding thiazole synthase translates to MTKDTFTIGGRTLTSRLFTGTGKYGDDGIIPAVCEASGSEVITVALRRVDLQSTTGNVMDCIPEHMQLLPNTSGARNADEAVRIARLARAMGCGDWIKIEVISDNRYLLPDGYETVKATEILAKEGFVVLPYVNADLYVAKALVDAGAAAVMPLGAPIGTNRGLKTREMVRILIEEIDLPIVVDAGIGRPSEACEAMEMGADAVLVNTAIATAADPVMMARAFGRAVRAGREAYLSGPGAKRMLADASSPLTGFLGGAA
- the thiF gene encoding sulfur carrier protein ThiS adenylyltransferase ThiF, translated to MNKVEEGIAAHIGEDRLARLQRVKIGMAGCGGLGSNCAMHLVRSGFTRFVLVDFDRVEFSNLNRQAFFSAQVGEFKAEALAANMRAVNPDLELEIYVERIDVARVKRLFGECDAVVEALDRAVAKKRLVEALLPLGRLVVTASGIGGCGDGDALVTRRIRDNFYLIGDGTTECNLDTPPLSPRVGIAAAKQADVILSHFLGTMNGKEGE